The stretch of DNA CGCGGGCGGTGACTGGCGAGGCAAGGCGGGCGGCTATGCGATCCAGGGCGCGGCTGAGGGGCTGATCCAGTGGATCCGGGGCAGCCATTCGGGCGTGATAGGGCTGCCGCTCTACGAGACACGCGCCCTGCTCAAGGCGGCGGGGTTTGCGATTGCCTGAGTGGCTGATCGAGGAAGGGATCGGGGAGACCCGCGCCCTGCTGGTCGAGGGCGAGCGCGTGCTCGCGGCAAAGGTCAGGTGGCCGGGTGAGCTGACCGCAGGCGCGCGGGTGACGGGCCAGCTCACCACCAAACTCAGGGGCAGCCGGCGCGGGGTCGCGCTGCTGGATGACGGGCGCGAGGCGCTGGTCGATCACCTCCCGCCAAGCGTCACCGAAGGCCAGAGCCTCGATCTCGTGATCACCCGCGCCGCCCTTGCCGAACGCGGGAGGTTCAAGCGGGCGCAGGCGCGGGTGGCGGCAGCCGACGCGCCCTCCCCCGCCTCGGGCTGGCCCGAAGGCCGCATCGTCCGCCGCTTGCCCGCCGGAATGTGGGAAGAGGTGTGGCACGCCGCCTCGTCGGCCAGCCTCGACATTCCCAGCGGCGAGATCCTCGTCAGCGTCACCCCGGCGATGACCGTGATCGACATCGACGGTGTTGGCACCCCGCGCGAGGTTGCGCTCGCCGCGGTTCCGGCCATCGCCCGGGCGCTGGCGTGGTTTGGCCTTGGCGGCAATATCGGGATCGACTTTCCGACGCTCCAGACAAAGGACGATCGCCGCGCGGTCGACGATGCCTTGGGCGCGGCGCTCGCAGGCTGGCCGCACGAGCGCACCGCGATGAATGGCTTCGGCTTCGTCCAATTGGTCGCGCGGCTGGAGGGACCCTCGCTGCTGCACCGATTCGCCACGTCGCGGGTCGGGTTGTGCGCGCGCCTCGCTCTGCGGATCGCGGAGCAGGCCGAAGGGCATGGCCCGGTGCTGGAACTGCGAGTCCATCCCGCGCTCAAGGCCAAGCTCAAGCCGCAATGGCTCGACGAACTCGCCCGGCGGACGGGCCGCACCGTGCGGCTAGAAACCGATCCCGGCCTTGCGCTCGAAGCGCCCAGTGCCCAGATCGTGGCGGCATGACCAACAAGCCCTGCCCGATCTGCCGCAAGCCGCGCCATCCCGATCACCACCCCTTCTGCTCGCAGCGCTGCCGGGACCGCGATCTGGCCCGCTGGTTCTCCGATTCCTACGCCGTCCCCGGCCCTCCGGCAGATCCGGAGGAGATCGCGCAGGAAAGCTGGCGTGAGCAGGATTGAGGCTGCGTGCAATAATCCGGCGGCGCGGCCATAAAAGCCCCTTGCCAACCCCACTCGCCTTCGCCATAGGGCCGCTCTCATTTGCTCGCCGGGCCACAGAGCCCGTCGCTCGCAGCGAATGCCCGAGTAGCTCAGGGGTAGAGCAGCGGATTGAAAATCCGCGTGTCGGTGGTTCAAATCCGCCCTCGGGCACCATTCGCTGAAAAGGGGCCGAGCGCCCAAAGGGAAAGTGCCAATGTCCCGCCGCACCAAGCTCTACGAAGGCAAGGCCAAGATCCTCTACGAGGGGCCCGAACCCGGCACGCTGATCCAGTATTTCAAGGACGATGCCACCGCCTTCAACGCGGAAAAGAAGGGCACGATCAACGGCAAGGGCGTGATCAACAATCGCATCAGCGAGCATGTGTTCACCCGCCTCGCCCATATCGGCATCCCCACCCACTTCATCCGCCGCCTCAACATGCGCGAGCAGCTGATCC from Porphyrobacter sp. YT40 encodes:
- a CDS encoding ribonuclease; its protein translation is MPEWLIEEGIGETRALLVEGERVLAAKVRWPGELTAGARVTGQLTTKLRGSRRGVALLDDGREALVDHLPPSVTEGQSLDLVITRAALAERGRFKRAQARVAAADAPSPASGWPEGRIVRRLPAGMWEEVWHAASSASLDIPSGEILVSVTPAMTVIDIDGVGTPREVALAAVPAIARALAWFGLGGNIGIDFPTLQTKDDRRAVDDALGAALAGWPHERTAMNGFGFVQLVARLEGPSLLHRFATSRVGLCARLALRIAEQAEGHGPVLELRVHPALKAKLKPQWLDELARRTGRTVRLETDPGLALEAPSAQIVAA
- the yacG gene encoding DNA gyrase inhibitor YacG yields the protein MTNKPCPICRKPRHPDHHPFCSQRCRDRDLARWFSDSYAVPGPPADPEEIAQESWREQD